Proteins encoded together in one Miscanthus floridulus cultivar M001 chromosome 16, ASM1932011v1, whole genome shotgun sequence window:
- the LOC136513415 gene encoding purple acid phosphatase 2-like produces the protein MSNMLGARRRLGLLQVVLVLFAAVLLVAADAGVTSEYRRKLEATVEMPLDADVFRVPPGYNAPQQVHITLGDEEGTSMIVSWVTANELGSSTVMYSEASPDPEKMELWAEGTHTRYDYFNYTSGFIHHCNLTNLKYSTKYYYAMGFGHTVRSFCFTTPPMPGPDVPFKFGLIGDLGQTFDSNTTLSHYESNGGDAVLYVGDLSYADNHPLHDNTRWDTWARFVERSAAHQPWVWTAGNHELDLAPELGEPAPFKPFAHRYPTPRRFAPAATPFWYSVRIASAHVVVLASYSAYGKYTPQWEWLRAELARVDRAATPWLIVLVHSPWYSSNGYHYMEGETMRVQFERWLVAAKADLVVAGHVHAYERSHRVSNVAYDIINGRCTPVRSRDAPVYVTVGDGGNIEGIADNFTQPQPGYSAFREASFGHATLEIRNRTHAYYAWHRNQDGAMVVADGVWFTNRYWMPTDDDTN, from the exons ATGAGCAACATGCTGGGGGCTCGCCGCCGCCTGGGCCTCCTGCAGGTGGTCCTGGTGCTCTTCGCCGCCGTGCTCCTCGTCGCCGCCGATGCCGGCGTGACGAGCGAGTACCGGCGGAAGCTGGAGGCGACGGTGGAGATGCCACTGGACGCCGACGTCTTCCGCGTCCCGCCGGGGTACAATGCCCCGCAGCAG GTGCACATCACGCTGGGCGACGAGGAGGGCACGTCGATGATCGTGTCGTGGGTGACGGCCAACGAGCTGGGCAGCAGCACCGTCATGTACAGCGAGGCCTCGCCGGACCCGGAGAAGATGGAGCTCTGGGCTGAGGGCACCCACACGCGCTACGACTACTTCAACTACACCTCCGGCTTCATCCACCACTGCAACCTTACAAACCTCAAG TATAGCACCAAGTACTACTACGCCATGGGGTTCGGCCACACGGTGAGGAGCTTCTGCTTCACCACGCCTCCCATGCCGGGTCCTGATGTGCCCTTCAAGTTCGGTCTCATTG GCGACCTGGGCCAGACGTTCGACTCCAACACGACGCTGTCGCACTACGAGTCCAACGGCGGCGACGCGGTGCTGTACGTGGGCGACCTCTCGTACGCCGACAACCACCCGCTGCACGACAACACCCGGTGGGACACGTGGGCGCGGTTCGTGGAGCGCAGCGCGGCGCACCAGCCGTGGGTGTGGACGGCGGGGAACCACGAGCTGGACCTGGCCCCGGAGCTGGGCGAGCCCGCGCCGTTCAAGCCCTTCGCGCACCGCTACCCGACGCCGCGCCGCTTCGCGCCGGCGGCGACGCCGTTCTGGTACTCGGTGCGGATCGCGTCCGCGCACGTCGTCGTGCTCGCCTCCTACTCCGCGTACGGCAAGTACACGCCGCAGTGGGAGTGGCTGCGGGCCGAGCTGGCGCGCGTGGACCGCGCCGCCACGCCGTGGCTGATCGTGCTCGTGCACTCGCCGTGGTACAGCAGCAACGGGTACCACTACATGGAGGGCGAGACGATGCGGGTGCAGTTCGAGCGCTGGCTCGTCGCCGCGAAGGCCGACCTCGTCGTCGCTGGACACGTCCACGCGTACGAGCGCAGCCACCGCGTGTCCAACGTCGCCTACGACATCATCAACGGCCGGTGCACGCCCGTCCGGAGCAGGGACGCGCCCGTGTACGTCACGGTGGGCGACGGCGGCAACATCGAGGGCATCGCTGATAACTTCACGCAGCCGCAGCCGGGCTACTCGGCGTTCCGGGAGGCCAGCTTCGGGCACGCCACCTTGGAGATCAGGAACCGGACGCACGCCTACTACGCGTGGCACCGCAACCAGGACGGCGCCATGGTCGTCGCCGACGGCGTCTGGTTCACCAACAGGTACTGGATGCCCACCGACGACGACACCAACTGA
- the LOC136514104 gene encoding probable GABA transporter 2: MASTGGTPFLLSPATGHAATPSSAIFNVEAVCAHHGATKSTPAPDAGAAFVLESKGTWWHAGFHLTTAIVGPTVLTLPYALRGMGWGLGLAALTAVFAVTFYAYYLVSRVLHYCEAAGRRHIRFRELAADVLGSGWVFYVVVSVQTAINAGVTTGSILLAADCLKIMYSDLAPHGPLKLYHFIIIVAVVLAFLSQLPSFHSLRHINLGSLILSFAYTILVSAACIRAGVSSNPPAKDYSLSSSKSEKTFNAFLSISILASVFGNGILPEIQATLAPPAAGKMTKALVLCYAVVFFTFYLPAITGYWAFGNQVQSNVLQSLMPDEGPSLAPTWLLGLAVVFVLLQLLAIALVYSQVAYEIMEKNSADVAHGRFSRRNLAPRVALRTAYVAACALVAAALPFFGDIVGVVGAVGFIPLDFILPVVMYNMALSPPRRSPVYLANVAIMVVFTGVGVIGAVASVRKLALDAGKFKLFSDNVVD; the protein is encoded by the exons ATGGCGAGCACCGGGGGCACGCCGTTCCTGCTGTCGCCCGCGACGGGGCACGCCGCCACGCCGTCCTCTGCGATCTTCAACGTCGAGGCCGTCTGCGCGCACCACGGGGCCACCAAGTCAACGCCCGCTCCCGACGCCGGCGCCGCCTTCGTGCTCGAGTCCAAAG GGACGTGGTGGCACGCGGGGTTCCACCTCACGACGGCCATCGTGGGTCCGACGGTGCTCACGCTGCCATACGCGCTCCGGGGCATGGGCTGGGGGCTCGGCCTCGCCGCGCTCACCGCCGTCTTCGCCGTCACCTTCTACGCCTACTACCTCGTGTCCAGGGTGCTCCACTACTGCgaggccgccggccgccgccacaTCCGCTTCCGCGAGCTCGCCGCCGACGTCCTCg GATCGGGATGGGTGTTCTACGTGGTGGTGAGCGTGCAGACCGCCATCAACGCCGGCGTCACCACCGGGAGCATCTTGCTTGCCGCCGACTGCCTCAAG ATAATGTACTCTGACCTGGCACCGCACGGCCCCCTGAAGCTGTACCATTTCATCATCATCGTGGCCGTGGTGCTGGCCTTCCTCTCTCAGCTGCCGTCGTTCCACTCGCTGCGGCACATCAACCTCGGCTCCCTCATCCTCAGCTTCGCCTACACCATCCTCGTCTCGGCTGCCTGCATCCGAGCAGGCGTGTCGAGCAACCCTCCAGCGAAGGATTACTCGCTGAGCTCGTCCAAGTCGGAGAAGACCTTCAACGCATTcctctccatctccatcctcgCCTCCGTCTTCGGCAACGGCATCCTGCCAGAAATCCAGGCCACGCTGGCGCCACCGGCCGCCGGGAAGATGACCAAGGCCCTGGTGCTGTGCTACGCGGTAGTGTTCTTCACCTTCTACCTCCCGGCCATCACCGGCTACTGGGCGTTCGGCAACCAGGTGCAGTCCAACGTGCTGCAGAGCCTGATGCCGGACGAGGGCCCGTCCCTGGCGCCGACGTGGCTGCTgggcctcgccgtcgtcttcgtcctcctccagctcctcgcCATCGCGCTGGTGTACTCGCAGGTGGCGTACGAGATCATGGAGAAGAACTCGGCGGACGTAGCGCACGGCCGGTTCTCGCGGCGGAACCTGGCGCCCCGGGTCGCGCTCCGGACGGCGTACGTCGCGGCGTGCGCGCTCGTGGCCGCCGCGCTGCCCTTCTTCGGCGACATCGTCGGCGTGGTGGGCGCCGTGGGATTCATCCCGCTCGACTTCATCCTCCCCGTCGTCATGTACAACATGGCGCTGTCGCCGCCCAGGCGCTCGCCCGTGTACCTGGCCAACGTCGCCATCATGGTCGTCTTCACCGGCGTCGGCGTCATCGGCGCCGTGGCGTCCGTGCGGAAGCTTGCGCTCGATGCTGGCAAGTTCAAGCTCTTCAGTGACAACGTCGTGGACTGA